CAAGAAGTATGTGGATAGGCCAATCTTCTGACTTATAGCATCAGCAACAGCAAAGGCATCTCGGCCCTTCTCCCGGCTTGCATTATACAGGACACAAGCACCTAAAACAACGGCAGCCAATCCACGAACACAAGCACTGTAGCGTTTACTTGAAGCAAGCTCGATAATGTAGTTCAGATGTACTGCTGATTCCAAAAGGCAATCTACGGCATTAGCACAATCCACAAGCCATACAATGAGTAACCGGAGAATGACTGGCTGAATATATGATTCTTCTGGTTGACCGCTTTGGCCATTTTCTCCTTCTGCTGAAGCTGCAATAGACAAACATGTAACAATGCGGTGCAGTAGTGGCTCAGTGCGTCCCAAGGAAGGTGCAGGTGTTTCAAGCTGAATTTGCAGTACCtgaaaaaaatggttttagaAAGCAATGCGTTAGGGTATACAAGAGATTGTACACACAACAAATCCTGCCTTCGTTAAATAGTAGATGTATAATTGAAAGAAAATAAGGCATATAAGATTTTCTGACATCACGAGGTGCAGAACAGAAGTACACAGAGTGCAGAATATACAAGAGTGCATTTACAATGATAACAAAGTCAGCCAGTAGGCATAACCTAACAATGAAATGGGATCATATAATTGAGCCTATGCACAATGCTAAATGTAGAACTTGTCTCAATGTGGTCACGTTTAGGCAACAGTAGTGAAGTTAAATAATCAATTATCAGCAGTTGGATAGTTGCTTCACTAGACAATTCTATAGTCTATACAATAATAATTCACTGAGATAAAAAGGTGTAAGGGAACATACACGATCTTTGCATTGCAAGTTGTCCTTGATTATGTGAGAAAGAACACTAGATGCTCTGCAACATGCCTGAAATTTTAGGAGCAAAAGTCATACTCAGCATAAGGGCAAAACTGCAGGTATCACAAGACAACTCAAACTATAATATCCTTTATTATCTAGACAAAATTCCTTCCTACAAAAAATGCTAAATGAGAACAGCCACATCATATAGAGTAGAAAAACAACTGGAGCAATGTTACAATCCTAGGTTGTTTCATAATAGACGCTATAGATATTTATGAATTCTCAACATGTATACTTTCATCATCAAAGTAGTCAACCAACAATACGCTTGAAGCATTAAATGGTCGAGCAGTTTCTTTGAGTATTGGTGGTGTCTTAGGTTTACAAAGACATTACCTCCATATCTCCATTATCATCACTTGACACCAGAGCTTGCAGAAGTATACTGTTATTACAGTAGAAACGTAAGTCAAAGATAAAATTCCATGCATGACAAAAATGGGACTTGTATACTAACCCCTGTAGTAATAAGATGCAACAGAAATACAAACTTGTATACTAACCTTCCAAAAGGCATGTCAGTAGTGGCCCCAAATGTAGCATGTGCTTGATTTGGATGTGGAGCAATCGTTGATGCTAGTAAAGCCTGGCCACCAGGATTTTTCTGTTCCACAAACAGCAATTGTACAGATTATTATTTTGTACCAATAATCTAATGTACACAAACAAGGAAGACCAAGAAGTATAGCAGACACTGCCAACaatttcaattcaaaatttagaaaaaaaaaatcatggaatATTGGGCATCTGATCAAGAATTCCTGAGAGAGAAATAATGCTTCTTAGTCCATTACATGTTTCCTTTTAATACAGTGTACCTTTTTAAAAGCCTTTCATTCCCATTTCCATTTTGCAACCCAAAGTGCATTTATGTTTAACAATCTTCTTAGGTTGATCCAGAAACACTTTTGAAGTAGTATATTATTGTTGAAGCAAAAGAAAATACGAGAATGGAAAAACACCTCACAGAAACACTTGAAGACATAATCAGCAGCAACAAATTCTTGTGCTAAGGAGGTTCGCAAGATTATAGAAAAGATTGCACTGAGTGCAGGCTGAACATGAGGATCTTCCCCAACTTGCTTGCTCGCAAGAGAATCAAGATTCTGAGGATTTCTTAACACCAAATTACCAATGCATCGCAAGGCCTAGAAAAATAATGGTCAGTTGtgaaaaaagcacaaaaatgctCAATAGTACAGATTAAGTAATAGAACTGAATAAAACTATTAATGGTTTATATGTAACTCACCATACAGCGGAGAGCTACAGGGGCCCACTGACTCTCCACGCCTAACAGTAGAAGGTGATCCAGAATATTTTTCTGCCATGTTTGATTGAATACATAATATAGAAGCTTAATTATGTGTCATAACACATTGCAAAAGAAGAGTTTGACGGAGAAAAGGACACCTGAGCTAAAGCAGTTTGGTTGGTGGTCTTGTTAGCATCTTTACCTGGCTCACCAGATGAGCCTCCTCCCATCAAAAGCAACTCAACAGTATCTAAAGCACCGAGAAGATTTACTGTCTAAAGAAACAGAGTTCTAACTTGAGCAAAATGTTGCTAATGTATTATTCTAAGACAAACCAAACTAGGCATTCTTCTGAGGATGGAATGTGAGGCCAAATAGCTGAGCAATGAACAGCATACCTTTTGTTGAGTGAAATTGAATGCACTGCCTCTCCTTATCTTTAGTATTGCTATCAATGGATCAAAGCCGATTGTCTCTTTCAGAAGCATCTGATATCAGCATTAAGTAGTGTCAATTAAATTAGGCAACTTAAAAGTTCAAAAGATTTTGAGCCAAATATAAACCTGATTGGATGCATTTTGTCGGATTAAATTATTTAGCAGTTCAAGGCAATCCTGCTCCAAGGAAAGGAACATATTAGCAAACTTGCCTATGCAAGTACAAAAACATAATAAAAACTGACTAAAAAAGGTTTTAAACTAATGTCAGATAATTAACAACATTAAATCATCTAGTGGTTATTAGATGATCACCTGAACAACAACACCACCATCAGAGTATCCTTCCTCTCTGATAATGCTAAATATTTTCTCAAATACACCCTCAAATACCACAATTTTTTGaatttcctgaaaaaaaaagatgaattaATTGTCGTTTTATAATTATAGAAGTACAGTTTAATCAAGATTTATCTATTAAACAATACATCAACTAAGAATACGAAAAAAGCTCAACCTCAGCATCCCTGGTCAGATAAGTAAGAAGTAACAGTGCTTCATTCCTTATGACCTTCAAGATACAACAAAGATATCAACAATGTGAGCTATATAAACAGAATCCAAAGTAAACAGGTTAAACAACAGGTACACgaatagagagaggaagagagagatggtaataaattgattaagaaATATGGAATCACAATGGAGTTAATGACTACCAATTACCGCAGCATAAGTAAATATCTTATCATTTGCAAAAAGAACTGCCTTTCAAAAGGCCAAGTTCCACTCTGGAATCTACAGTAGAACAAGGTGCTAGTGAATTGATAGTGTTTTCCAGTAGTAGTGCGTACTGTGCACTTGAGTACGCATATAACAGTTTGTTCAGAAGAATAGACACAAGCCCAGTTCCACTTGAATGTACAGTACTCATGTTGGAAGTCAAGCTAGCTAAACTACAACTGTGTTTTATGTGTACAAAGAGTGCATACAAAATAATTGCATGCACTTTCAGCAAACATTAGAATGCTATGACACAAGGACAGGCAAATTTTGATGGTAAAATAAGAGAAATGGCATGAATGGCATGTGTGCTTCCTCAGAGTTAAGGATGCAGAAGGCAGGGGAAGTTAGGGTTCAAACCTCCCGATCCATAAGCATATCCATTAAAACTGTTATGCCCCGGGGAATCAATAGAATTGCCTCTTGTAGTCTGTCATacggaaagaaaataaaaaggagttATAGAGGGCTCTAGCATATCGATGACATCTCAACAGAAAATGACTTACGGGGCACCTTTTCAGCGAGTTCGTAAGTAGCGCTGTCAAAAGCTGGATCGTATAGTACCGCACATAGAAATCCTCCTCTGACTTCAAAACAAGCATGAGGGGAAAATATGTCATGATTAAACAAAGGAGGTGAAGTCCATTACTTGCCATAGAAACTCAAATGTTCGCTCACCAATAAGCTCAAAAGAAGAGAGATATTCTCAGTTTCTCGAGAAAGCAAATCAGAGTTCACTGATGCAGGCTGAACCTCAGTTTTTGGTCCTTGCGAGGTTTCAATAGGAGTCAGTGCACTCACAAAGGTTTCTAGAGCACCTCTCACAAGCTCAACATCTTCACGGTCTTCTTTTAAAACGTTGAGGAGAACAGGAAATCCTATTTTCCATGTTAACAAATAAACGTATTAAGTGTCAACCACACATAACCAATAGCTGGTGAATGAATGGCTGGGCTTCGAGTAAGTGAAATACCCATGGCTCCAAATGACATCTGAGCAGAACGAGACTCTGCCACAAGCGACTGCAGCTCGGTCATGGCAGACCTCCTATCGTCAGATATGGTGCCATTGCTTATGCGATCAAGGAATCTCTCAACATAGCTGCAGCACAGAACACAGTCAGAAGAGCACTTTCCAAATGTGGCATACACCAAcaatttccttttctcttcaaGCTAAAGATAAGCATGTGAGTGTACAAGGGAACTAGTAACAGCTTATACCAAAATGCCAACCAACCTGTCTTCCTTGGACTCGGACCTCTCATTTCCGAAAACAAATCCCCCAATCCCCTGCGAAATTGTACACACCAACACAGCATAAGGTCGAGAATTATCAAACCACGCCGATCGCCTCCCACATCATCGCAAGCATTATACATCACACGGAGCAACTACTACACACAACAAGCTCTGACTATCTGATACAGCATTTGAGAGcttagagagaaaaaaaaaactgtaacgCCCTAGGTGTCTAGAACCCGCCCCTGCTACCGACGCAGCGCTCGCATCGTCGTCAGTCTCCCTCCCAACCTAGGGCGGATCCCACAACGCGCACGATtcatcaggtcgggagaggagaggggaggcggGGAAAACCGCTCACCTGCATGATGTTTTTGCCGGCGTTCCCGGCGAAACCCCGGAGGTTGATGGAGCGGGAGTCCATCGGATCGCGGCCACCTGCGAATTGCAAGCAGCGAGGAACACACGCTTTAGTCGGATCACCCGCAGCCCACGGGATGGACGaacacgcggcggcggcgtggggttGGGGGCGACGCTTACCTGGGGGATAGAGAGAAGTGCGAGTGAGATCGCcgcagcggcgaaggcggcggtggcggaggaggaggggatcggGAGTTGGGGTTGGATTCGGAAGCAAGGCGAAGATGGGGGAGGGAGGTGTGGGTCTCGGCCTCGGCCTCACGGGGGATTTGGGTTTGCGCGATTTGCTTGAGCGTGAGATGACGTGGCGTCGTCGCGGTTCCAAATTTGGAAAAAATTTGGTCAAATCCTATCGTAGTGTCGACTAGTCGTCCCGGTCAGGTGTCACTAAGTTCTTGAGAGTTTAAATTGGATGTTGGTTTGGGATACAGAAATTTTAATAtgacaagttttttttaataatgaaattaGATTAATTTCAGCATTTGCTTCAACAACAACTACATAGTacattaaattattataaagaATGAAGCATATAAGACTCTGCTTAAcaatttgagatttgaaaaacttattttatggACTCAACGCTTCGTTCATTTATCGATGAGTGACGAAGATTTTCAAGGCAAGCGAAAAAAGAAAGATCATTAATACAtaactaattaagtattaattattataaaattaaaaatggattgatttgttttttaaacaacttccatatataaattattttgcaAAGTAGGTATCATTTAACCGTTTAAAAATATGTGTTAACGGGGAATAAGAAAAATTAAAGTTTGGAGTCCAAGGAAGATAGTATCGGCAataacaaaaggaaaaagtacaaattcccccgaactatcgcggtcgaccaaATTACACCTCTGAACCCGAAAACCAGTCATCGTTCACCTTGAATTTTtaataccggacaaattacctcCGTCGACCTAATCTAAAGCGGTTTTGGCCAACGTGGCACACGTATGACAATCCAGTCAGTATTTTATCTTtatctattataaaagtttaagatgtttttttcaaactatttcGTACGTCGTATTATCCGATTTCGCTTCAGGGTCACGCCCCTCTTCGTGTTCGCTTGCAAGAGCCAATTTTTAGTCCGATTCCATTTGTTTCGCTCGGTTTGGCTCCAAAACGTGTGCGTCCACacgggaggaagagagaaatcGGAAAGGAAGACAAGACATGATTTCTGACGCGCGCCCTTCTGCACGGTCGGTCTGCCTCCTAACTTCTCCTGACCTCCTCCTAATTAACCTCCTGATCAGTTTTAATCGATGAATTTTATCATGCTGTCACATCACAAGTTCAGTTCGATCAAGCACGTCTATGTCCGTGTAAATACAGGACTCAACATGTGAACCATCCCTTTTTTTTATAGGGCTGTTCACTTTGTACCAAACTTTTTCTgaaaatacaatataaatatagacacTCATAATACATAGACTATTACCCCTATAAACACACGTATACATACTCTACGCCTATAAGCACCCCCGAAAAACTGGACTGTAATTTATTTAGATTGATGAGGTTACCACAATTGATGAGGTCACCACAAGTGACTCGTTGTGGACAGGTACGTCGTATAccattgaaaaataaatagttGTAAATACAAGCACCCGTATCAAGTATAGAGTTTGAACCCAGGTGGGCTCAGTCTACCATAAGGTACATTAGCCACACTCACTTCGTATTTTGTTGCCAAACTTAACCCTAGCTTTAACAAAATCTGGTGAGGCAACAATCTAAATATCCATACGCGAACGATTTTTTCTTTCCGCGCACGCGGTAAGTCCggtttttaaagttttttccTCTCTCTGGTCCAATCCGGACGCGTGTTACACGCCCCGCCTCAGCTGCCAAGCTTCCGGTTTTCTTGGTCCATGTgttttttttgccactttctTTGCACACGAAACGGTTTATTTTCCGTGCACGCAGCAAGTCCGgtatttttttgtctttttttcaaTCTCATCTTGTCTGTCCGCACACACACAGCGTGCCCCGCGTCAGCCACCATtgggccgaaccctagcgccactGCCACGTCGTTCTATCTCCCCGTATGTTTCCTCCAATCAATTACAAAAATCGACTCCTCATTCCTCCATCATCATTTTCCCCATGATTTTCTCTGCTAATTTGACTTTGATACGCTAAATTTAATCTTATTTAAAAGTTGCTGATGATGGCCGGTCAGCGAGCTTGATTCGCTTCGATTTTGGAAAATAAAGGGAAAGTGGAGATTAAGTGGATAAAaaccctcaactaattttgatAGATCGAGAAATATTCGGCCGAGTTTGATGGGAGGATCGGCTCTGGCTTGTACGAGCATGGGACTACCTTTCGGAGGTTCAAGACAGCACGTGCGAACTGGTCTGCAGCTCCACTTGTGGGCTGGGCCGAAGAGAGTCAGGCCGAGTGGAGAGAGGTAGCGCATTGGGCTGgactaaaagaaaaaagaaatgggCTTTCGGCCAAAACCAATGAAAAAATTTTCATAgacttttttaattataatatgTAGCGATTTCAAATGTTTTAATTTATTGCCTAGCTCTCGATGGTTGTGGTATCACTAAAGAAAACGTATTTAACCGTTGCAAcgtacgggtattttttctagtttaataaaaaatatgagacccacatatcatactcttcttcccctcttcctctctctatgTTCTCTCTCGCGTGCAGTGCGCACGCGCGAGGATGGGCGGTCAGCGAGGACAGCGCGAGAACGGGCGGTGGGCGTGCACGGGCGGCGTGGACTGCGCCGCGGTCTGGGAGGGAGCAGTGGCGGCGAGGGACACGGAGGCGGCGACCGCTCGGGATGCCAGCCGCCGCCCCATCCCAAGCCCCACCTCCATCCGCTCATCTTCGAGGACCACGGACGCGCCTAGGTGTATCCCTGACGGTGACGTCGGCACGGTGAAGGAGACGGAGTACGTTATCTCCTCCACCGGCCGTTGCCCCCATCCGGAGCCCCACCTCCAGCCGCATCCACCACGGCACCACCGCCCGCTGTCCTTATCTCGAGCGCGGACAGCGCGGCGTCGCGCTTGAACCTCTCCAGCAATGGCAGCAAGCCATCGTTCCCTTCCTGCTGGCCGACGCGAAAGGCGATGCTGGCGTGCGCGAGGTGCGGCGCAGCGTCGGGGCAGTACAGCTCCAAGCTGTCCTCTGGACGCTGGCCGTCTCGAGATTGGGGAGGTACGTAGTGGAGGAAGCATATGGtcaggtcgccgccgtcgacgacgacaagCTCCCGGAGGTCTGGCAATGGTGCGTCGATCACGACCTTGGAGTTACGGCATTGGCAGGAGACGAGGTGGAGGGCTCGGAGCGACAGCCAGCTCGCCACGGCGTGCTCGTAGACAGCCGCCCACGACGTCGTGGTGCTCGACGCCCCACGCGTCGACAGCCGTGGTGATCACTGATCAGGCGGTTGATGTGGTTCGAGCTGTTGGTGTCAATGAACTCCACCGTGAGCCTGTCGACGCTCCGGCGTGGTGTCATCCGCGCCGCCTGCCCACGCCCACCGCCCATCCTCGCCATGCGTGCTgcacgagagagagaaagagaaagagagaagaggggaagaagagtatgataggtgggttccatattttttattaaataaaatgctgactctATTGCCACGCGTCGGCCATGTTGGCCAAACTGTTCTAGATTGGGTCGAGAGGGTATTGAAAGTTGAGAGTGAACGATGACTAGTTTTTGGGTTTatgggtaattcggtcgaccgcaatAAATCGGGAgttgtaattcgtactttttccataaCAAATGCCTTCGCCTTCCAAAGATCGTGTTAGTGTAACATGACGAGAACTCTAGCGATTCAAAACCCATGCccatgcatatttatttcatTTTCACGTACGACAGTACTCAGTTGCTATGAAACTCTCCGGTTTTCCCAAGCTTAGCTAAAATGGGGTCGATTATCATTGCTTAAAATTTCAGTGAGtcatttatataaaatttaataggCTTATATTCAAAAATTAATGCTCATAAGAGTGATTGTGAAAAAGCAGTGGGTCAGCACCGCTAGCGGCGCCTATTTGTTAGTTAtttcaaattttcttttcagaacTAGTTATTTCAATTTGAGTACAATGTAGTATCACTACAAATATatgctccctccgtctcatatttctactattataaaagttgaaaatgtttttaCCAGAATTTTGGTACATCATCTGTGTTGGATTAGGTTTTGAGTTGggtctttaattttttttctttgcctacttaaaaaaattgaagggtTATGAGCCCACGTTAGTACAGATcctctcatctgtgacggcccatcACATGCCTAGGCAACGTGGGCTGTCAGAacaaagtcatctcaatcgggcctaaatttTCGCCGTTGTAGATGTACTCGTCGGGGTGCATATTCctatagcccgtcaccgatgacactcATATGTGACGGGCTCGaagttaggcccgattgagatgacctccactatctcaatcgggcccaaatactgagcccgtcacagatgagtgtcatcggtgacgggctctaaagaaggcccgattgagatggcctTAATGCCCGTCACCAATGACTCTTATCGGTGTCGGGCTTCTATTTGTGCCCGTTAGAGATTAGTGTGCACCCGTTAGAGATGATATTTTTTGGCTCGATTGAGATATACTTTGCACACTATATATACTCCAGCAGTCCGTTGTGTGTAGttatcccactgttcactattttggtgggaggttgAAGGGGGcaaatttttgtaatttttttgcaaactaaaacaggaaaatcataaaagtaagtAAAATGGTACTAATCATTTCCTATTAATTTAGTAGTACTTATGTTATGAGATGTTAACTAATATTTTGTTCATTGTTTAGCGATGGATCAAAGTTGGATATACACGACTGGCTTGAGGCGTCAGTACAAGGAGTATAGAGATGGCGTATTAAGTTTTATGAAAGCCGTGGAGGAGGATAGTATAAGAAGAAACGACAagtacatgtgttgtccatgtagGAATTGCAGGAATGAGATTTTGTGGGAAGATGAAAAGGAAGTACACGATCAATCGAGAGATacacatgttgggtgaagcatggagagcaagatcCGGGTACTGATGGTGCAGCTGCAAACAGAAGTGGTGCAGACAATCATGAagaaggagatgaagaagagcatgacatgtttgtcccatctccattgggtggtgaaatggttgatgtggaccctgatctgctgcaagacatgttacgtgatGTTGATGACCTAGCTATGAACGAGAGAGATTCCATGAAGTTCAGCAGATTGGTCAGTGACTCGGACACTCCTCTCTACGCAGGATGCAAGCCAAAGCACACCAAATTGTCAGCAACATTAGACCTAATTGAAGGCTAGTAGTGGATGGTcagacaagagttttacagaacttttGGGAATACTGAAGGACATGCTTCCTCAGGAGAACACATTGTCtgagacgacatatgaagcaaaACAGGTTCTGTGTCCCCTGAGGTTAGAGGTCCAGAGAATTCACGCATGTCCAAATGattgcatattgtaccacaagcaatacacggacttagatgcttgtcctgtctgcaaggcttctcgatacaagcgaaacAAGAGCGCGGGGGAGGGAAAGAAGTCAAAGCGGGGTGGTCCGGcgaaggttgtgtggtatctaccaatcattgatcgtttcaagagaatatTTGCCAACCCCAATGAAGcaaagttagtacgttggcatgCCACAGAGAGGAGGAATGATGGTTTGCTAAGACACCCTATGGATTCGATTcaatggaggaatatcgatcgaaagcacaaagactttgctgccgaccccagaaacatgaggatatgtttgtgtacggatggcatgaatcctttcggagacatgagcagttctcacagcacttggccagttcttattgcgaactataacctcccgccatggttgtgcttcaaaaggaaatatattatgttgtgcttgttaatctaAGGTCCGAGACAACtcggcaatgatatcgatgtgttcTTGGAGCCTGTTATCGATGACCTTGAGATTCTGTGGAAAGagggtgtggaaacttgggatgcatatggtcaggacAACTTCATGCTacgagttctattgttctgcaccatgAATGATTATCCCGCGCTGGGTAATCTTTCTGGACAAACCatgaaaggaaagaaggcatgctctgACTGTATGGAACATACACGCAGTtggtggctgaagaaatcaagaaagatGGTTTACATGGGTCATAGGAGATGGCTCCCCCTATGGCACGcctttagaagaaagaagaaaattttcaatGGTAAGAAAGAACTTGGGTCTGCCCCTGCGGATTTGTCCGGAGGTCAGATACACAACATGGTGAAGGACATTActaatgagtttgggaagaaaagaaaacatagcaaggaggacaagaagaggatgtggaagaaaaaatccatagtttggcggctaccttactggGAAGATCTTGAggtccgtcattgcattgatctgaTGCACGTAGAGAAGAATGTGTGTGATAGCTTGCTGGGGTTATTGCTGAATATGCCTGgcaagacaaaggacgggttgaatACGCGTCTTGATCTACAGGAGATGAACATTCGCAGTGAACTTCAGCCTGTTACGGATGAGAAGACAGGAAGAGTGTATGTCCCACCAGCTTGCCACACattgtcgaaggatgagaagatcgcaatgCTATCATGTCTGGCAGATATTAAAGTTCCTTCGGGCTATTGCGCGAGAATAAGTAAGTACGTTAAATTGGAGGATCTAAAGCTGGTTGGAATGCAGTCTCATgattgccacgtgctaatcacatagatcttgccagttgctatcagaggcattctaccaccaCAAGTCCATCACACGATCCAACGGCTTTgtgccttcttcaatgcaatcgGTCAGAAGATTATAGATTCAGAAGACCTAGATGGGTTGCAGGCCGATATTGTCAGAACCCTGTGTCACTTGGAGATGTATTTTCCACTGGCTTTCTTCGATATCATGGTTCATCTCACTGTTCACCTagtgaagcaaacaaaaatatttgggCCAGCTTTTATGAGAGAAATGTGGCcgttcgagaggtacatgggaaTTCTGAAGTCTTACGTTCGGAACAGAGCAAAACCAGAGGGGAGCATAATTGAAGGTTACATGACCAAGGAGGCCATTGAGTTCTGTATCGATTACATGGCCGAGAccgatcctatcggagttccCGCGTCTCGCCACGAAGGAAGGTTGGCAGGTGTTGGCACAACTGGAAGAAAAAGAATTGTTCCCGATCAAGCTTCGTACGCGCAGGCTCATTTCGCAGTGCTGCAACATATGGCTGAAGTAACCTCATACTTTGAGGAGCATTTAGCGAAGGTCCGACGGGACAATATTGGTCGATTAGATATTTGGATCAATAGAGAACATGGTGCTCGcttcaacgaatggttcaaggATCGTGTAGCATGATCGACCGATGGCCCAAGTGAGATATTACAAAGGTTGGCAAGGGGCCCATCTTGGGATGTTGACACATGGCAAGGGTACGATAtcaatggatacacattttacaccgtcacACAAGATGAgaaaagcacagtgcaaaacagtGGAGTCCGTATAGATGTATATCAGGATCAGGCTGGATCGAGCACATACTACGGCCGCATAGAGCAGATATGGGAGCAGAACTACGTGAACTTCAAAGTTCCTTTGTTTCGTTGCAGTTGGGTGAATATCCGCATTGGTGTCAAAGTCGACAAGGAAGGATTCACATTAGTGGACCTGGCCAAGGTTGGATATGCAGACGAACCATTCGTACTAGCGAAGCAGGTCGAACAGAttttctacataaaagaccccgcaaacaagaagatgcacgTCGTTAGGGATGGCAAGCGAAGAATTGTGGGGGCGGACaacgtcgtcgatgaagaagaatacaacaAGAATCTTCATGTGAGACCTCAGATcgaccttgacgatgatcccgAAGATGAAGTGGCGTAAGCTCGTTCAGACCATTCGGAAGGCATATCACTGTAAATGAAGTCTTTTTAGTAATGTAATTTCCAAATTGTTATCAGTaatgatgtatttaatttgtattgGAGCCTTAATGAATGAATTGCATGTGTTTCATGCCATTCCGGTTCATTACGATTTAAAACTCTTTTAAGAAATGGATTTGTCaattatatgattttaaaaaatttaagggaattttaaactatatgTGAGAAAGCCAATTGTTAATTGTAtgaatttaaaaaagtaatatgaATTTTAAACTATATGTGAGAAAGGCAATTGTCAATTGtatgattttaaaaaattaataggaattttaaactatatgTGAGAAAGGCAATTGTTaattatatgattttaaaaaattaataggaattttaaactTTGTAAATAAGACATTTGTTAAATATATGTGATTATAAATGATTATTATAACTTAAATATCAttttaaaactattttaaaaagtcatctatgacgggcttTAGTATTacatctctatcgggctttgTACTAAAGCCCATCACGGATGAGGGTCATCCGCATTGGGCATAGTACTAacgcccgtcacggatgaggaTCATCTACATCGGGCTTATTACTCTGCC
This genomic window from Oryza sativa Japonica Group chromosome 12, ASM3414082v1 contains:
- the LOC4352428 gene encoding golgin candidate 6; amino-acid sequence: MDSRSINLRGFAGNAGKNIMQGIGGFVFGNERSESKEDSYVERFLDRISNGTISDDRRSAMTELQSLVAESRSAQMSFGAMGFPVLLNVLKEDREDVELVRGALETFVSALTPIETSQGPKTEVQPASVNSDLLSRETENISLLLSLLSEEDFYVRYYTIQLLTALLTNSLKRLQEAILLIPRGITVLMDMLMDREVIRNEALLLLTYLTRDAEEIQKIVVFEGVFEKIFSIIREEGYSDGGVVVQDCLELLNNLIRQNASNQMLLKETIGFDPLIAILKIRRGSAFNFTQQKTVNLLGALDTVELLLMGGGSSGEPGKDANKTTNQTALAQKNILDHLLLLGVESQWAPVALRCMALRCIGNLVLRNPQNLDSLASKQVGEDPHVQPALSAIFSIILRTSLAQEFVAADYVFKCFCEKNPGGQALLASTIAPHPNQAHATFGATTDMPFGSILLQALVSSDDNGDMEACCRASSVLSHIIKDNLQCKDRVLQIQLETPAPSLGRTEPLLHRIVTCLSIAASAEGENGQSGQPEESYIQPVILRLLIVWLVDCANAVDCLLESAVHLNYIIELASSKRYSACVRGLAAVVLGACVLYNASREKGRDAFAVADAISQKIGLSTYFLRFDELRKRFAHSSSGQQNRKQLSRSSANSMSDFQEIEEEEINKGDQHPVLSEIFDSHFVSFLSKLETDIRDNIMDIFSRTKTATAIIPAELEQKNGEVDGEYIKRLKSFVEKQCNEMQDLLGRNAMLAEELVRTGGGNSADSLQKPSSGRERVQIESLRQELEGATRRIEALRAEHTQIEAEASNQRNLAAKLESDLKSLSDAYNSLEQANFRLDSEVKALRQGGSAPYPDVEAIKAEAKEEAEKESEAELNDLLVCLGQEQSKVEKLSTRLAELGEDVDTLLQGIGDDTALPDDDDDEDEDDE
- the LOC136354600 gene encoding uncharacterized protein is translated as MESKIRVLMVQLQTEVVQTIMKKEMKKSMTCPRQLGNDIDVFLEPVIDDLEILWKEGVETWDAYGQDNFMLRVLLFCTMNDYPALGNLSGQTMKGKKACSDCMEHTRSWWLKKSRKMVYMGHRRWLPLWHAFRRKKKIFNGKKELGSAPADLSGGQIHNMVKDITNEFGKKRKHSKEDKKRMWKKKSIVWRLPYWEDLEVRHCIDLMHVEKNVCDSLLGLLLNMPGKTKDGLNTRLDLQEMNIRSELQPVTDEKTGRVYVPPACHTLSKDEKIAMLSCLADIKILPVAIRGILPPQVHHTIQRLCAFFNAIGQKIIDSEDLDGLQADIVRTLCHLEMYFPLAFFDIMVHLTVHLVKQTKIFGPAFMREMWPFERYMGILKSYVRNRAKPEGSIIEGYMTKEAIEFCIDYMAETDPIGVPASRHEGRLAGVGTTGRKRIVPDQASYAQAHFAVLQHMAEVTSYFEEHLAKVRRDNIGRLDIWINREHGARFNECWVNIRIGVKVDKEGFTLVDLAKVGYADEPFVLAKQVEQIFYIKDPANKKMHVVRDGKRRIVGADNVVDEEEYNKNLHVRPQIDLDDDPEDEVA